One segment of Oreochromis niloticus isolate F11D_XX linkage group LG8, O_niloticus_UMD_NMBU, whole genome shotgun sequence DNA contains the following:
- the chmp6b gene encoding charged multivesicular body protein 6 yields the protein MGNLFGKKKQTRVTEQDKAILQLKQQRDKLRQYQKKINVQLEKERFLAKQLLKDGKKEKALLLLKKKRYQDQLLDKTENQISNLERMVQDLEFAQIERKVIDGLKVGNECLKKMHEVMSIEEVERIMDETQDAIEYQRQIDDMLAGSLSQEDEDAVLAELEAITQGDVELPEVPSDKLPEVPEASEEQPERERPKKKPEREALAL from the exons ATGGGAAATCTttttggaaaaaagaaacaaacccGAGTGACAGAACAAGACAAAGCGATTTTG CAACTCAAACAGCAAAGAGATAAGCTCAGGCAGTATCAAAAGAAGATCAATGTGCAGCTGGAGAAGGAGAGGTTTCTGGCCAAACAGCTGCTGAAGGATGGCAAAAAAGA GAAAGCTCTCCTCTTGCTGAAGAAGAAACGCTATCAAGATCAACTCTTGGACAAGACAGAGAACCAGATAAGCAACCTGGAGCGTATG GTTCAAGACCTGGAGTTCGCCCAGATCGAAAGGAAAGTCATCGATGGACTGAAAGTTGGAAATGAATGCCTGAAGAAAATGCATGAG GTGATGTCAATTGAAGAAGTAGAACGGATTATGGATGAAACTCAAGATGCCATTGAGTACCAAAGG CAAATTGACGACATGCTGGCCGGCTCCTTATCTCAGGAGGATGAAGATGCTGTGCTGGCTGAACTGGAGGCAATAACTCAG GGAGATGTCGAGCTTCCTGAGGTCCCTTCAGACAAACTGCCAGAAGTTCCAGAGGCCTCGGAGGAGCAACCAG AGCGGGAGCGTCCCAAGAAGAAACCGGAGCGAGAGGCGCTTGCTTTGTAG